A section of the Rummeliibacillus pycnus genome encodes:
- the yugI gene encoding S1 domain-containing post-transcriptional regulator GSP13 has protein sequence MAKKYEVGDVLTGKVTGIQPYGAFVALDETTQGLVHISEITYGFVKCITDFINIGQEVQVKVLEVDADAKKISLSIRALQERPLMKRKELSPRKTLQDRVDESDSVGFNSLKVKLRDWIEESGIK, from the coding sequence ATGGCAAAAAAATATGAAGTAGGAGATGTGCTTACAGGGAAAGTAACGGGAATCCAGCCATATGGCGCATTTGTTGCATTAGATGAAACAACGCAAGGTCTCGTGCATATTTCGGAGATTACGTACGGTTTTGTTAAATGCATCACAGATTTCATTAACATTGGTCAAGAAGTTCAAGTGAAGGTACTTGAGGTTGATGCAGATGCAAAAAAAATAAGTTTATCAATCCGTGCACTGCAAGAACGCCCTCTAATGAAGCGTAAAGAGTTATCACCTCGAAAAACACTTCAAGATCGTGTGGATGAGAGCGATTCTGTTGGTTTTAATTCCCTAAAAGTAAAATTGCGTGATTGGATTGAAGAATCGGGTATTAAGTAA